The following coding sequences are from one Carassius auratus strain Wakin chromosome 47, ASM336829v1, whole genome shotgun sequence window:
- the LOC113064877 gene encoding G-protein coupled receptor 52-like, protein MNRSELIEPVPSVNSSLSNHFSVSLNHSCPLGWGENKVMEACVLETAVIVMLTVLIIAGNLTVIFVFHCAPLLHHYTTSYFIQTMAYADLLVGLSCLVPTLSLLHYPAGVQEPLTCQVFSYVISVLKSVSMACLACISVDRYLAITKPLSYNQLVTPCRLRCCIVLIWIYSCVVFLPSFFGWGKPGYHGDIFEWCAHSWPTSALFTGFVVCLLYAPAALVVCFTYFHIFRICQQHNREISERRARFPSQEMETAEGGNHTGHGPDRRYAMVLFRITSVFYMLWLPYIFYFLLESSHVLDSPALSFVTTWLAISNSFCNCVIYSLSNSVFRLGMRRLSQTLCSSCSFSPCTHDDKDFGEPKPRKRANSCSI, encoded by the coding sequence ATGAACCGGTCAGAGCTGATCGAACCGGTCCCAAGTGTAAACAGCAGCCTTAGCAATCACTTCAGTGTGTCCCTAAACCACTCCTGCCCCCTAGGCTGGGGGGAGAACAAGGTCATGGAAGCTTGCGTCTTAGAGACTGCGGTCATTGTGATGCTGACGGTGCTCATCATTGCTGGGAATTTAACAGTGATCTTTGTGTTTCATTGTGCCCCATTGTTACACCACTACACCACTAGTTACTTCATCCAGACTATGGCCTACGCGGATCTGTTGGTGGGGCTAAGTTGCCTGGTTCCCACCCTTTCCCTGCTCCATTACCCAGCTGGTGTCCAAGAACCACTCACCTGTCAGGTGTTCAGCTATGTAATCTCTGTACTCAAGAGCGTTTCGATGGCTTGCTTGGCTTGCATTAGTGTGGACCGCTATCTGGCTATTACTAAGCCCCTCTCCTACAACCAGCTGGTAACACCCTGCCGCCTTCGCTGCTGCATCGTTCTCATATGGATCTACTCTTGCGTGGTGTTCCTCCCATCTTTCTTCGGCTGGGGTAAGCCAGGGTACCATGGGGATATCTTTGAATGGTGTGCCCACTCTTGGCCCACATCTGCACTCTTCACTGGCTTTGTTGTGTGCCTGTTGTATGCCCCTGCGGCCCTGGTGGTCTGTTTCACCTACTTCCACATCTTCCGCATCTGCCAGCAGCATAACCGAGAAATCAGCGAGCGACGGGCACGCTTTCCCAGCCAGGAGATGGAAACCGCCGAAGGAGGCAACCACACAGGCCACGGGCCAGACCGGAGGTACGCCATGGTGCTCTTTCGGATCACCAGTGTTTTCTACATGCTTTGGCTCCCCTACATTTTCTATTTCCTTCTGGAGAGCTCTCATGTGCTGGACAGCCCTGCCCTCTCCTTTGTGACCACCTGGTTAGCAATTAGCAACAGCTTCTGCAACTGCGTCATTTATAGCCTGTCCAACAGCGTATTCCGGCTGGGAATGCGTAGACTCTCACAGACGCTCTGCTCCTCCTGCTCTTTCAGCCCGTGCACTCATGATGATAAGGACTTTGGAGAGCCAAAGCCAAGAAAGAGAGCCAACTCCTGCTCCATTTGA